The genomic window ctatccgacacgtgtcggacgagtgtcacatgagtgtcggacaccgacacgtgtcggacaccgcgacacgcctaaacatagaggtgtcggtgcttcctagctAGCTTATCTTACATTTTCTGCACTTTCCTTTCCAATTGTACACTGTAATTCTACCATAGAATCACCTTGATTCTATTTGATAATCAATATAACAGTGTTGCTCCTTTCATCTATCCTACATTTTACGACTTATTATTTACCTTAGATGCCGAATTGGTTCCTAATTAGTAAACACGTACAGTTTTCTTAACAAGTTAGAACAAAAGCACTGAGCACCTAATATGAGGTTTGTCCTATATTcactatattttaaatgtagaataaaacacgacaaggtaaaaaaatatgatacttTGTTTACAGAAAAAAGGGTCGAACTAAAGGGAAAAATTGCCTTAGATAGGACAAAAGTCCAAATGCTCGATTCTGTGCTATATGTGCACATTACCCAGTCATTCATCCTAACAGCTAAGAGCCAATTGAAGTTGTTTACTGATAAAGAGTGTGGGagtatcattaaaaaaaaaataatcgaTTGTTACTTTTAATTTGTGCATTCCTATAAACATACAGAGAAATTGCACTTACTCCCCTGACATACGCTCAAGTAACATACAGCTTATCTAATTTTTAGACAAATACTTTCAACCCTTATTTGTTAGGGAAATTGAAATCACCTCACCTCCCCTTACTTTTGTTTAAATGACATGCCAAGTTTCCCATCTAATTTTTCAGTTTCGTCAAATAGCAGCAATAACGGCCCTATAGTGCTATAGCttaatgaaatttgaaaaaatcgcTATTGTCACGCAATATGCTATATAGTACAAAGTATTGTCAAATAGAGGCACTATAGTACTGTTGCGTAGCAAAATTTGAACACATTTCTATTTTCCTAGATTGAAAGCATTGGTATTTCTACATAACAGGGGAGATTTGAGTAATTGATTAGAGCTCAATGTCTTTTATAGAATAGATGTGGTGATTGCAATTTTTCTTACACAAAAACCATAGAGCTGGGAAATGTCATTCATTCAACCAAATGATATAGTCACTCCGGTTTCATATATAAGCAAGAACTCatttttcaggttcattgaataacttatGGATCTGGTCGACGAGATACATCACTTATTCAATAAACCTGAAAAATGAATCTCTGCTTATATATGAAACCAGAGGAATAAGTGAAGGTTGTGTCTCAAACCTAACAAAAGTACAAATGCTTCAACATTCCTTCGGTTTTAAATGAACAAAATCATGATTTGTGAGTTATCAATCCCCACAGGTAAACCATCAAGAGGTGTCGTACATTACACTGTATTTATTCAAAATTCCAGCCTATAAAATAAATACCCTAACAATAATAATCTATAAGCTACATTCTCCAATCGAATTCATTGATTAAACTAACAAGTTAAAAAGCATAAGTCACAAATACAACAATATAAAGTCTTATCTTACTCGTCCAATTGTAAAAGTTCAGCTTTCAATTGTTCAATCTTGAGACCCATAGACCTCTGCAAAGCTCCTCTCTCTTTCTCCGGCAACTTAGCCAACAACCCTTCAAACTTAGACAACACTTCACCGACGGCGGCACGAGCACACTCAGCTTCTTCATTGAAATACACAGTCTCTTTTGACTCCAACGCCATCTCTATCTCTTCCCTTGCTTCTGCAAACTTGAGATTAATTTCGTCCACTTCCTTGTTATGATCCAACTCGCTTGATCCATTACTGAAATTTCTTATGTCATGCCGAATCGCGAAATGGGTAGTTGTGATTTTGGAAAAAGAGTGGAAATTTGAAGTTGGGACGGTGTGAATCGATGGAATAAAGGGGATTGGGGAAGTAGGTAGTGGTGATTGGCGAAAGGAGTGTTTGATTCTGGAGAATGCGGTGGAGAGAGAAAGACTCGCACGTCGATTCATTTGTGTTTGTGTTCTAAGAAGGAAAATGCGGTTGCCGTTGCGGCGGCGATACAGAGACGTTTAAACCTCTCGAGATGAAGCAAGTAATGATCTCAGAGAAATTAGATTAGGATTTTGACggacaattttaataaaaaaaatcttgaagattttaaaagattttattgaATTGTATAGACTTTTAagactttttaaaatatttttttacaatcaggattttttaatttggattttaaaagactttaatggattttataatacagatttttaagatttcaactgactttatgaatttttaatattgaaaaaaacttttcattcttggtgaaaaagaaaaagaagtgaatgaaaaaaaaaattaaggttgCCACACCAATGACTAAACCAGTTGAATGATAATTAACGTGAAAAAAAACAAGTACATCCCTTCCTTTGATTTAGAGATacagggaaaaaaaattatgaatggatcatagattcataatatataagaaagaaagaaagaaaaacaacaataaattgaaaaaattaaaatcgatcatagattcataatgtataagaaagaaagaaaacaacaatgaattgaaaaaattaaaatcgatgggcaataatatatataaacaatattgagTACACTTGTATGCATGTCCATTGTCATTCAAAAGAAATCACCatgaagaaatttgaaagagATTGAACGGGAGTTGATGGTGAAAAGAAAATCAGAATATTGATAATTTTCTATTCtgtagatagaaaaaaaaaatcttgaaatattataaaaagtctCATGggttttggtgagattgttggaggagtgttttgtgtgtattttcaactaaaaagtccatcaaaatccattgcaaagaagaatccatcaaaatttatagacttttgaataccaatagacattttaaaagtagtaagaaatttcaattgaataccaacagattttgttgccttgaaaaaaaaatcttaattgtcttaattgaataccacaagatttatttaacttttctaaaagtcttgattgaatactacaagatttttttatcataaaaaagtcttttaaaaacCTATGAAATCCTAAttcaatacacccccctaagtttataattatattaaattaaaaaatttatttataataaaatatttaaaatgatattaaaatataagtgaaactatttttttttttgtttacaatccTCCGGCTTACAGGGAAAAGAAGctctagtagtccagagttcgttcgcgagataagtaaaacctgaccaagaaattgttccacccaatataagtgaaactattatttccttttttgtaaaacttattaaattaataaatttattttttcaataattaaaTCAATAATTTGTTTTAGTAAAATTATTGTCCcgcatatatttttaaataaattataattaatttgttctaattattcgattttttttgcttttctatagaataatttatttgatgTTATAATATTTGGTAGATTATTACTAgtagatgttttttttttgacaaattactAGTAGATGttaaaatcatatatttcaTAAAAGAGTTAGGATCGGTTGACACCAcgtgtcaaactttaatttgacaccaaatcttgtccatttatttttattgatctaaaggttcatatttatttatttaaaattcatGTGATCATTACTTTTCCAAATCTTAGCCAATTAATTATTCTTTTaacatattcaacaaaaaaaaatttattcttttaacaTCTCCTttcaagtttcatttttttttttttttttataatctccTTTCAAGTGTCATTGTTTCTCGTCATCTCTCTCGTTTAAGTAATTGTTATCATTGCTTGCTGCCCAATTTGTTTTTTCCTCTTTAATCTCTACGTACCATGGGTTCTTTAACAATACGTTCACCAATCACAAcctgttttaatattttttttagggtttaaaTTTGGGAATTGAAACATGAAGGTAGAATTATGATTTAATAACAAATCTGGTAATTTATAACCTCAATTGTCACATAAAAATTCCACATATAAATTCAATCCCATCCAAAAATATTCCCAAAGAATCCTATATTCAATGCTTCCTCTTCAGTTGTGattgtttttataaattttgcataaattgtttTGGGATCCATACAATGGGGAATGAAAACGCAAGAAGACTATTAATGGTagggaagattttttttttgttacatgttGGGAAAGATTGAAtaacatcaaatcaaatattttttggtagaacaaccaatcaaatttttatgaaaccaaaaaataaGCATAAcagctaataaaataaaaaaatttggtagaacaacaaatcaatttttttttttgaaataacaaatcaaatttttatgaaaccaaaaaataaGGAATCTCCTAAATTGATACACACAAcaattaatatagaaaattattattaggatttgattaaaaaaatagacggttaagatttggtgtcaaattaaagttcGACACCtagtgtcaacggatcctatctcttttaaaaaatataggcttaaatatgcaaaaggtccctgcacttacgggtcatttgagttttagtccctgcattttaaaatgctttcattttgccactgcactttcattttactttaaaaatggtccctgaacccattttttgttgaagtgacacatttttttatgatgtgtcaattttattttacttttaaaaaattacttatttaagggtattttgatcGATTCACTGCAAAATTAAATTAGTCATCAACTCTAAAGTTCAGTCAACAGTGACAAATCAgcaaaaatgtgtcatttcaacaacaaaaaaaggtctggggaccatttttaaagtaaaatgaaagtacagtggcaaaatgaaatatttttaaaatacagggactaaaactcaaatgactcgTAAGTGCAGGGACGTTAtgcatatttaacccaaaaataTATTGAGAATAAAAAGGCGGGCCCCTTATATCTTGACATCACTAGTACTATGATCAGAATTCAGAACAATTCATTCCAAAATAAGAATGATTCTGATGAAAAATTGACCAAAACTTATACCTTTGGTGAAGATTCTTGGAAAACTATTCAGAATTACTAGGCAGTTAGGGAAATTTGTGAGTGGCACGCTGAATTGGATAGTTGATAAAAGCGGCCTTGATACTAATCAATGTGTGAttctttcatttgatttggcGAAGGAGGCTTATGTAGAAGTGTTGCTGCCTCAAAATGATGGTGGCGAAGAAGTGTGCAAGCATCGTCTATTGTGTGTTTTAAGTAATTGCCTTTGTGTGTGTGACACTATTGTTTCTGAAAAATCTAATTGGGTTGTATGGTTGATGAAACAATATGGAGTTGTTGAGTCTTGGACTAAATTAATGATCATCCCTCGTGAAATGTTCATATGGAATTCAGTTGTTGAGCccttattcttataaaaaaaatgatgttgcTCTTCTATGGAACACATTGTCTTCCAAATTTAtcgtatataaattaaatagtgGTGGTGCATTTGATTATCCCTCGATAAATAACAGCAGACTTCGGTTAAATCTACATGTTCACTGTGAGAGTTTGGTATCACCCCGATGGTAAATCACATTTGTGAAATCTTTCGAGTTTTATGTACCTGACTTTTGAGTTTATCTTTTGCCTCGTATCTTTTGAGTTTGGTATCACCGCGATGGTAAATCACATACGTGGTGAGTTCCTCATCTCTTGTTATTTATCTGCTGTTCTGTTTTTACCTGCACTATACTAGCTAATCATTCAAAATATGAATCAAAACCATTCTAAGATGTCATTGCTACCTCAAACGAATTATGAAATAATCTGTGAATTCACTTAGTTGTTGCTCCTGCTTATTTGTATGTTGTTTAGTGATGGATTATCACCCTAGAAGAATGAAGAATCAGATATTTGCCATATTttgctgttcaaaaaaaaaaaaggaatatggTTTGGGTagcttttttatttgttgaaggAATATAGTTGGTagcttagggcccgtttggttgAAAATAAATGGatgggaggggagggaaggggaggggtaatcttgacaaaaaaaaaagtttcttgttattaaatctttttttttttttaaaaaaaaacattttttgttcttgaaaaaataatttcaaaacaaaaaaaaacaaaaattctcacttattagagagatttgattggttaaaaaaatttgtttttttattcacaatttttttggttaaaacgttttttatgcatatatatatttttttaatcttataaCCTTTTTTCTGTTAAAGATttctataatctattttattcataatatttttattatatttatcttatatcctttctatattttttttttgtttatcttatattcttcttatttatatatatatgggtataTGATGGATCCATTCACAAAAACAACTTTCATTCACCCCTAAATAGTAACACTCGCTCAACTATGGCTGCACAATATTGTTGCAATCAACCGATGCTCCAACCCACCACCACCAATACTATATTGCCAGATGAGCTCATCGACGATATCCTCCTGAGGCTTCCGGTAAGGTCTCTCCTTCGATTTAAGTCTGTGTGTAAATCATGGAAAA from Trifolium pratense cultivar HEN17-A07 linkage group LG1, ARS_RC_1.1, whole genome shotgun sequence includes these protein-coding regions:
- the LOC123903903 gene encoding embryogenesis-like protein, giving the protein MNRRASLSLSTAFSRIKHSFRQSPLPTSPIPFIPSIHTVPTSNFHSFSKITTTHFAIRHDIRNFSNGSSELDHNKEVDEINLKFAEAREEIEMALESKETVYFNEEAECARAAVGEVLSKFEGLLAKLPEKERGALQRSMGLKIEQLKAELLQLDE